In Rhodococcus qingshengii JCM 15477, the sequence GAGGGGAAACGCCGGGCCAACCGAGTCCGCCCACTCTCGCACCTGGGACACCGTGGGATGTGGGGCGAGGAGGGCTGCGAGGAACAAAGCGAGCACTACCAGGACTATTGCGATCAATCTTCGGTCCAGCAGGCGTCCCATCACAGGTCACAAGGCTACCTGCGAACGGTGAACCGGGCCGACTGCCGACCCGCAATCGTGAGTCGAACATCGCCACGGGGGCGGGAAAGCGACGTGCTCCAGGCGACAATGAAACGGCGCTGTGACGAAAACCACTAGGCTTTCGGAGTGGCCTTCACCTGCAGTCCCGGCCAGTGAAACGAACTCGCGGGTAACCCGTAAACATGCTGAACAATCGCTAGGTAAGGGCCGGTTACACGTGCACGAACGACCGAATCCGCACGTCGCCCGGCCGGTCGGAAAGTGGCCACGAACAGCCCTGTGAAGAACATGACGTGATCCTCACGATATCTGGGCTCAACCGCGGGTTAGCATCACAGAACTAACGAACAAATCCGATTATCGGTAAAGCGCTCACGCAAAAAATGAGAGGGAGCGGACACAGTGTCATTAGCTTCAGAAGCCGAGGCTGTCGAGCAGGCGTACGCGGAGTGGCAGCGCTCCGTAGCCGGTGTGCTCGCCAAGTCCCGCAGAGTCGATGCGGCAGAACTGGGCCCCGAGCCACAGAAACTGCTCGAAACCGTCACCTACGACGGTGTCACTGTCGCACCGCTCTACAGCCCACGCGACGAGCGTCCCGAGCAGAGCTTGCCGGGCACGTTTCCGTACGTGCGTGGCGTCGACGCTCACCGTGATGTCAATGCCGGTTGGTTGGTTTCCGCTGCATTCGGAACCGCCTCGGCGGCCGAGACCAATCGCGCCATCCTGGACGCCCTCGAAAACGGAGTCAGCGCACTCTGGTTGAAGGTGGGCGCCGACGGCGTTCCGGTCACCGACCTCGCCGCTGCGCTCGAGGGCGTGCTTCTCGACCTCGCACCGCTCACGCTCGATGCAGGCGCAGCGACAAACGATGCAGCCCGAGCACTCTTCTCACTCCTCGATGCACGCAGCGAAGCCGGCGACGGTGTCAGCGATCGCAGCAGTATCCGAGTTCACCTCGGTGCAGCACCGCTGACCAGTTCGTTCTCCGGCGCAGCCGACGTCGAATTTGCAGGCGCAGTCGAGTTGGCCGCCCTCGCCGCCGCTCGTGCGGAAACCGTGCACGCGATCACCGTGGACGGCACGGCCTTTCACAACGCGGGTGCCGGCGACGCCGAAGAACTCGGAGCCGCAATCGCCGCCGGCCTCGAGTACCTCCGTGCACTCACCGCCCAGAGCGGCCTGACCATCGGTGCTGCGTTGTCGCAGTTGGCTTTCCGCTACGCGGCAACCGACGATCAGTTCCAGACCATCGCGAAGTTCCGCGCCGCACGTCTCGTATGGGCACGCATCGCCCAGGTCTGCGGAGCTTCCGATTTTGGTGGAGCGCCGCAGCACGCAGTCACCTCCGCCGCGATGATGGCTCAGCGTGATCCCTGGGTGAACATGCTGCGCACGACCCTCGCTGCATTCGGCGCCGGCGTCGGCGGAGCAGATGCAGTGACTGTTCTTCCGTTCGACGTCGCCCTGGCCGACGGCACCCTCGGTGTCAGCAAGTCCTTCTCCTCGCGCATCGCGCGCAACACACAGCTGCTCCTGCTCGAGGAGTCGCACCTGGGCCGTGTCCTCGATCCGTCGGCCGGGTCTTGGTACGTCGAGGACCTGACACAGCAGATCGCCGCCACCGCGTGGGAGTTCTTCCAGGAAATCGAAGCAGCCGGCGGATATCTGGCGGCACTCGAAGCGGGAATCGTCTCCGGTCGCATCGCCGCTACCAAGGCCAAGCGCGACTCCGACATCGCACACCGCAAGACCACGGTCACCGGTGTCAACGAGTTCCCGAACCTCGGCGAAACGCCGCTGTCCGCCGAAGCCGTCGAGCCCGGCCAGTCCGTCGCCCGCTACGCAGCTGCATTCGAAGCGCTTCGTGACCGTTCGGACGCGTTCCTCGCCGCCGGCGGCGCCCGTCCCACTGCGCTTCTCGCGCCGCTGGGCTCGGTTGCAGAACACAACGTGCGCACCACGTTTGCGTCCAACCTGCTCGCTTCGGGTGGTATCGACGCAGTCAACCCCGGCCCGCTCGAGGTGGGCGCCGAGGCCATCTCCGCTGCAGTCAAGGCTTCCGGTGCCACCGTCGCCGTGCTGTGCGGCACGGACAAGCGATACGGCGAGAGCGCCGCAGCGGCCGTCGCCGAACTTCGCGCCGCCGGCATCACCAAGGTGCTGCTCGCAGGACCGGAGAAGGCAGTCGCCGACGCGACCGGCGATTCTCGCCCGGACGGATTCCTCACCGCCCGCATCGACGCAGTGTCGGCTCTGACCGAACTGCTCGACTTCATCGAGACGGGAAGCTCCAAGTGACGACACGAGAGGTCAAGCACGTGATCGGCAGTTTCGCCGAGGTCCCACTCGAGGACCCGCAGTCTCCGGCACCCACACCGCCGTCGGTCGAGCAGGCCCAGGCGCTCATCGAAGAGGGCGCCAACGCCAACAACTACGCCGCCGAGCAGGTTGTCTGGTCCACCCCCGAAGGCATCGACGTCAAGCCGGTGTACACCGGTGCGGACCGCACGGCCGCCGCCGAGTCGGGTTACCCGCTCGACAGCTTCCCGGGCGCAGCGCCGTTCCTGCGTGGTCCGTACCCGACCATGTACGTGAACCAGCCGTGGACCATTCGCCAGTACGCCGGATTCTCCACTGCCGCGGAGTCGAATGCGTTCTACCGTCGTAACCTCGCGGCCGGTCAGAAGGGTCTCTCGGTCGCCTTCGACCTCGCCACACACCGCGGCTACGACTCCGATCATCCTCGCGTTGCCGGTGACGTCGGAATGGCCGGTGTCGCAATCGATTCCATCCTCGACATGCGTCAGCTCTTCGACGGAATCGACCTCTCGCAGGTCTCGGTCTCGATGACGATGAACGGCGCCGTGCTGCCGATTCTCGCGCTGTACGTCGCTGCGGCAGGCGAGCAAGGTGTCACTCCGGACAAGCTGGCCGGAACGATCCAGAACGACATCCTCAAAGAGTTCATGGTTCGTAACACCTACATCTATCCGCCGAAGCCCTCGATGCGGATCATCTCGGACATCTTCGCGTATTCCAGCGCGGAAATGCCGAAGTACAACTCCATCTCCATCTCGGGCTACCACATCCAGGAAGCCGGAGCGACGGCCGATCTGGAACTGGCGTACACCCTCGCCGACGGCGTCGAGTACATCCGCGCCGGCCTCGACGCCGGTATGGACATCGACAAGTTCGCACCTCGCCTGTCCTTCTTCTGGGCCATCGGCATGAACTTCTTCATGGAGGTCGCCAAGCTCCGCGCCGGACGCCTCCTGTGGGCCGAGCTTGTCGCCAAGTTCGACCCCAAGAGCGCGAAGTCGCTCTCGCTGCGTACCCACTCGCAGACCTCCGGCTGGTCCCTGACCGCGCAGGACGTCTTCAACAACGTGCCGCGTACCTGCGTCGAAGCCATGGCTGCCACCCAGGGCCACACCCAGTCCTTGCACACCAACGCACTCGACGAAGCGATCGCATTGCCGACGGACTTCTCCGCCCGCATCGCCCGTAACACCCAGTTGCTGCTGCAGCAGGAATCCGGCACAGTGCGTCCCATCGACCCGTGGGGTGGCTCGTACTACGTCGAGTGGCTCACCAACGAACTCGCCAACCGGGCTCGTAAGCACATCGAAGAGGTCGAGGAAGCCGGCGGAATGGCTCAGGCCATCAACGAAGGCATCCCGAAGCTGCGCATCGAGGAGGCTGCCGCCCGCACCCAGGCACGCATCGACTCCGGTCGGCAGCCGCTCGTCGGCGTCAACAAGTACGTTCCCGACGAGGTCGACACCATCGAAGTTCTCAAGGTCGAGAACTCCAAGGTCCGCAAGGAACAGCTCGAGAAGTTGGTTCGTCTTCGCGCGGAACGTGATCCGGAAGCCGTCGAGGCCGCACTGGCGAACCTCACTCGCGCTGCCGCATCCACCGAAGGCGGCATGGAGAACAACCTCCTCGCCCTCGCTGTCGTCGCCGCCCGCGCGATGGCTACCGTCGGCGAGATTTCCGACGCCCTCGAAAAGGTGTACGGACGCCACCAGGCCGAGATCCGCACCATCAGTGGTGTGTACCGCGACGAGGCAGGAACGGTGAGCAACATCAGCAAGGCGATGGAACTGGTCGAGAAGTTCGCCGAGGACGAGGGACGTCGTCCCCGCATCCTCGTCGCGAAGATGGGCCAGGACGGTCACGACCGTGGCCAGAAGGTCATCTCCACGGCCTTCGCGGACATCGGATTCGACGTCGACGTCGGACCGCTGTTCCAGACCCCCGAAGAGGTCGCCAATCAGGCGGCCGACAACGACGTCCACGTAGTCGGTGTGTCGTCGTTGGCAGCCGGTCACCTCACCTTGGTGCCGGCGCTGCGGGAGGCTCTGGCTGCGGCCGGTCGTCCCGACATCATGATCGTCGTCGGCGGCGTCATTCCGCCCGGTGACTTCGACGAACTCTACGAGGCCGGCGCTGCTGCCATCTTCCCGCCCGGCACCGTCATCGCCGACGCTGCCAGCGGATTGTTGGAGAAGCTCTCCGCCCAACTGGGTCACGACAACAGCTGAGAAGGGGGTCACTGAAGATGGCACGTCAGCCCATCGACATTGATTCCCTCGCCGAGGCGGTGCGCGGAAATCAGCGTGCCGGCCTCGCTCGGGCGATCACCCTCGTCGAGTCCACTCGCGACGACCACCGGGCCCTCGCGCAGCAACTTCTACTGAAGTTGCTGCCGGAGGCCGGGGGAGCGCACCGGATCGGCATCACCGGAGTTCCCGGCGTCGGCAAGTCGACCTTCATCGACGCGCTCGGAATGTACTTGCTGAGCAAGGGACATCGGGTTGCGGTGTTGGCGGTCGATCCGTCGTCCACCCGCACCGGCGGCTCGATTCTCGGCGACAAGACACGCATGGCTCGGCTCACCGTCGAACCGAATGCGTACATCCGGCCGTCACCGACGTCCGGCACGCTCGGTGGTGTTGCCAAGGCAACCCGCGAGACCATCGTGCTTCTCGAAGCTGCCGGTTTCGACGTCATCCTGGTGGAAACGGTGGGTGTCGGCCAGTCCGAAGTCACTGTTGCCAACATGGTGGACTGCTTCACGTTCCTGACCCTCGCTCGTACCGGTGATCAGCTCCAGGGCATCAAGAAGGGTGTCCTCGAGCTCGCAGATCTGGTGGCGGTCAACAAGGCCGATGGCAAGCATGAGCGCGAGGCAAAGGGCGCTGCCCGTGAATTGGCGGGTGCGCTTCGCCTGATCTACCCGCACGACGCCATCTGGAAGCCGCCCGTCATCACGATGAGCGGTCTCGAAGGTGTCGGGCTGGACGAGTTCTGGGGAACTGTCACCAAACACCGTGAGGTGCTCACCGAAGCGGGACAGTTCGAGGAGAAGCGTCGCAAGCAACAGGTCGATTGGACCTGGACGATGGTCAACGATCAGCTGCTACGCAGGCTCTCGAGCAACGATCGGGTGCGTGCGATCCGGGCCGACGTCGAGCAGAGCGTGCGTGACGGTTCGCTGACGGCAGCGTTGGCGGCGGGGCGAATTCTCGACGCGTTCGACGGAAGCAACTAGCGCGGAAAGAACAAAATCCCGGGTATCCGAGCGCGGATACCCGGGATTTCTTCTGTGACGAGCTATCGTTCGCGCTTGACTGCAGGCTCGGTGAGTTCGGTCTCGACAGCGAGTTCGACTCCCGTGAAATCGCCTTCTGCCTCGGCCGGGGTGAGAGTGGACCGCTTCCACGCGTAGAACAGCAGCGCTGCCCACGCGCCGAGAATGGTCAGGTAACCGGCCACTGTGACCGCCCCGGTGATGTCGAAGGATTTGAACAGCTTCTGTGCGTTGGTCAACACGATGACGCCGCCCACCGCCGTTCCGAGCAAGGTTGCAGGTACGCGGCTGACCAGCCACGCCGCGAACGGAGCTGCGATGACACCGCCGAGCGCGAGACCGGCGACAACGAGGAGGTTTCCCGCCGACTCACGTCCCAATCCGACAAGGAATCCCAGCGACGCGGCTGACGCGACCAGAAACTCCGAGGCGCTGACCGAGCCGATCACGGTGCGCGGCGCGGTCTTTCCTCGTGAGAGCAGCGTGCTGGTGGTGATCGGACCCCAACCACCACCGCCGGATGCATCGATAAAACCACCGAACAGGCCGAGTGGGGACAGGAAACGTGCAGTGTGCGGGGTGGTACGAGCGTCCGCGACGGCCGGTGGGCGGACCGAAAAGCGTAGTGCCACATAGATACCGATGGCCAGCAGGATCGTCGCCGTGATGGGGACTGCCGCTTCGGTGGACAGACCCGAGAGCACAGTTGCGCCGATGAATGCACCGACTGCGCCGGGCACACCGAGCTTGGCGACGAGCTTCCAGTCGATGTTCTTGAACTTCCAATGCGACACACCCGAAGCGAGGGTGGTGCCGACCTCGGCCAGGTGAACAGCGGCGCTGGCCTGAGCCGGACCGAGGCCACCGATCATCAACAGAGTGGTTGCGGTGACACCGAAGGCCATACCGAGGGCGCCGTCGACGAGCTGGGCGCCGACGCCGACAAGGGTGAACAAAAGAAGGTTGAACATGAGAAGACAGACTCCGAGCGAAGAAGCGACAAAGTCAGGGGTGCAGGCAGCGAGAAATCGCCGCTCAGCAACACGCCTGATCGAAGCATGCGCTACGACGAGTGGGCCAGAACGCCATCAATCCGAGCGCAAATGCCGGGGAGGCATCGTGGCTGGAAATCTGCACGTCAGGTCCTTTGTTCTCGTTCGTTGGTGTTCTGTCCATGCGAGCATAGCCGGTGCCCGGCTCGGTCAACCCACGACGCGGGCGTAATTTCCCACTCGGTGGACAAGTCGATCGAAGAATTCCGCCGGATCGGTTCTGACCGCGATATCCGCGTTGGGCTTACGCTGCCAGTGCCCGACCCAGTCCGCGACCGTCGTTCCGATCAGCAGTGGACTCTCGGTTTCGACATCTACCGTTGCCGGTTTC encodes:
- the mutA gene encoding methylmalonyl-CoA mutase small subunit, translating into MSLASEAEAVEQAYAEWQRSVAGVLAKSRRVDAAELGPEPQKLLETVTYDGVTVAPLYSPRDERPEQSLPGTFPYVRGVDAHRDVNAGWLVSAAFGTASAAETNRAILDALENGVSALWLKVGADGVPVTDLAAALEGVLLDLAPLTLDAGAATNDAARALFSLLDARSEAGDGVSDRSSIRVHLGAAPLTSSFSGAADVEFAGAVELAALAAARAETVHAITVDGTAFHNAGAGDAEELGAAIAAGLEYLRALTAQSGLTIGAALSQLAFRYAATDDQFQTIAKFRAARLVWARIAQVCGASDFGGAPQHAVTSAAMMAQRDPWVNMLRTTLAAFGAGVGGADAVTVLPFDVALADGTLGVSKSFSSRIARNTQLLLLEESHLGRVLDPSAGSWYVEDLTQQIAATAWEFFQEIEAAGGYLAALEAGIVSGRIAATKAKRDSDIAHRKTTVTGVNEFPNLGETPLSAEAVEPGQSVARYAAAFEALRDRSDAFLAAGGARPTALLAPLGSVAEHNVRTTFASNLLASGGIDAVNPGPLEVGAEAISAAVKASGATVAVLCGTDKRYGESAAAAVAELRAAGITKVLLAGPEKAVADATGDSRPDGFLTARIDAVSALTELLDFIETGSSK
- the scpA gene encoding methylmalonyl-CoA mutase yields the protein MTTREVKHVIGSFAEVPLEDPQSPAPTPPSVEQAQALIEEGANANNYAAEQVVWSTPEGIDVKPVYTGADRTAAAESGYPLDSFPGAAPFLRGPYPTMYVNQPWTIRQYAGFSTAAESNAFYRRNLAAGQKGLSVAFDLATHRGYDSDHPRVAGDVGMAGVAIDSILDMRQLFDGIDLSQVSVSMTMNGAVLPILALYVAAAGEQGVTPDKLAGTIQNDILKEFMVRNTYIYPPKPSMRIISDIFAYSSAEMPKYNSISISGYHIQEAGATADLELAYTLADGVEYIRAGLDAGMDIDKFAPRLSFFWAIGMNFFMEVAKLRAGRLLWAELVAKFDPKSAKSLSLRTHSQTSGWSLTAQDVFNNVPRTCVEAMAATQGHTQSLHTNALDEAIALPTDFSARIARNTQLLLQQESGTVRPIDPWGGSYYVEWLTNELANRARKHIEEVEEAGGMAQAINEGIPKLRIEEAAARTQARIDSGRQPLVGVNKYVPDEVDTIEVLKVENSKVRKEQLEKLVRLRAERDPEAVEAALANLTRAAASTEGGMENNLLALAVVAARAMATVGEISDALEKVYGRHQAEIRTISGVYRDEAGTVSNISKAMELVEKFAEDEGRRPRILVAKMGQDGHDRGQKVISTAFADIGFDVDVGPLFQTPEEVANQAADNDVHVVGVSSLAAGHLTLVPALREALAAAGRPDIMIVVGGVIPPGDFDELYEAGAAAIFPPGTVIADAASGLLEKLSAQLGHDNS
- the meaB gene encoding methylmalonyl Co-A mutase-associated GTPase MeaB, with the translated sequence MARQPIDIDSLAEAVRGNQRAGLARAITLVESTRDDHRALAQQLLLKLLPEAGGAHRIGITGVPGVGKSTFIDALGMYLLSKGHRVAVLAVDPSSTRTGGSILGDKTRMARLTVEPNAYIRPSPTSGTLGGVAKATRETIVLLEAAGFDVILVETVGVGQSEVTVANMVDCFTFLTLARTGDQLQGIKKGVLELADLVAVNKADGKHEREAKGAARELAGALRLIYPHDAIWKPPVITMSGLEGVGLDEFWGTVTKHREVLTEAGQFEEKRRKQQVDWTWTMVNDQLLRRLSSNDRVRAIRADVEQSVRDGSLTAALAAGRILDAFDGSN
- a CDS encoding sulfite exporter TauE/SafE family protein — translated: MFNLLLFTLVGVGAQLVDGALGMAFGVTATTLLMIGGLGPAQASAAVHLAEVGTTLASGVSHWKFKNIDWKLVAKLGVPGAVGAFIGATVLSGLSTEAAVPITATILLAIGIYVALRFSVRPPAVADARTTPHTARFLSPLGLFGGFIDASGGGGWGPITTSTLLSRGKTAPRTVIGSVSASEFLVASAASLGFLVGLGRESAGNLLVVAGLALGGVIAAPFAAWLVSRVPATLLGTAVGGVIVLTNAQKLFKSFDITGAVTVAGYLTILGAWAALLFYAWKRSTLTPAEAEGDFTGVELAVETELTEPAVKRER